Proteins from a genomic interval of Gordonia sp. SL306:
- a CDS encoding 4Fe-4S binding protein, with protein MPHVVTQACCGDASCVYACPVNCIHPTPEEPGFGTSEMLYIDPSTCVDCGACVSACPVGAIVPGHRLTDEQARFTDVNAAHFDPTGDGATRFPVDPARRLPLAPIDKPHQLAVDAPVSVAIVGSGPSAMYAADELLRQPQISVTVYERLRRPFGLARYGVAPDHLSTRSVMRLFDDIAGNPRCDIRLGTTIGRDLTLDDLRERHSAVIWAGGAPTDRRLAIDNASAPGVHSATALVGWYNDHPDHDHLDIDLATSRAIVIGNGNVALDVARILTADPETLADTSISRHALSALRSSAIDEVVVLGRRGPTHAAFTLPELIGLVDHGANVVVDPDDLAHAPAPAADDATTRAKLDLLTEVAASTPRRGRRIRLSFHRSPVGVAVDTDGRAAGVVVAHNTVDDTGAITPTGTTETIDAGLVLTSIGYRGVAVPGLPFDDARGVIPHDGGRVVDDGAPVPGMYVTGWIKRGPSGFIGTNKTDSAETVASLLTDLEAGLLPDHGRPRRRRILSRRG; from the coding sequence ATGCCCCATGTAGTCACGCAGGCGTGCTGCGGCGACGCCTCGTGCGTCTACGCGTGCCCGGTCAACTGCATCCACCCCACTCCGGAGGAGCCCGGTTTCGGCACCTCCGAGATGCTCTACATCGATCCGTCGACCTGTGTCGACTGTGGCGCCTGTGTGAGCGCGTGCCCGGTCGGCGCGATCGTGCCCGGCCATCGGCTCACCGATGAGCAGGCACGTTTCACCGACGTCAACGCCGCACATTTCGATCCGACCGGCGACGGCGCGACACGTTTCCCGGTCGACCCCGCACGACGACTCCCGCTGGCCCCCATCGACAAACCGCATCAGCTCGCCGTCGACGCCCCGGTGTCGGTGGCCATCGTCGGATCCGGGCCCTCGGCCATGTACGCCGCAGACGAACTCCTGCGACAACCGCAGATCTCGGTCACCGTGTACGAGCGGCTCCGCCGACCGTTCGGGCTCGCACGTTACGGAGTCGCGCCCGACCACCTGTCCACCCGGTCGGTGATGCGGCTGTTCGACGACATCGCCGGCAACCCGCGTTGCGACATCCGGCTCGGCACCACGATCGGGCGCGATCTCACCCTCGACGATCTACGGGAGCGTCACTCCGCGGTCATCTGGGCAGGCGGCGCACCGACCGATCGTCGTCTCGCGATCGACAACGCCTCGGCACCCGGCGTGCACAGCGCCACCGCGCTGGTCGGTTGGTACAACGATCACCCGGACCACGACCACCTGGACATCGATCTCGCCACCTCCCGGGCCATCGTGATCGGCAACGGGAACGTGGCACTCGACGTCGCCCGCATCCTCACCGCGGATCCCGAAACCCTTGCCGACACGTCCATCTCCCGACACGCGCTGTCGGCGCTGCGGTCGTCGGCGATCGACGAGGTCGTCGTGCTGGGCCGCCGCGGTCCGACGCACGCCGCCTTCACCCTGCCCGAGCTGATCGGCCTCGTCGACCACGGCGCGAACGTCGTCGTCGATCCCGACGACCTGGCACACGCGCCCGCTCCTGCGGCCGACGACGCGACGACTCGCGCCAAGCTCGACCTGTTGACCGAGGTCGCGGCGAGCACACCGCGCCGCGGGCGTCGCATCAGGCTCTCCTTCCATCGCTCCCCGGTTGGCGTCGCGGTGGATACCGACGGCCGGGCCGCCGGCGTCGTGGTCGCCCACAACACCGTCGACGACACAGGGGCCATCACGCCGACCGGCACGACCGAGACCATCGACGCCGGCCTCGTCCTCACCTCCATCGGGTACCGCGGGGTCGCGGTACCGGGGTTGCCCTTCGACGACGCCCGTGGCGTGATCCCGCACGATGGCGGCCGCGTCGTCGACGACGGGGCGCCGGTGCCCGGCATGTATGTGACCGGGTGGATCAAACGCGGGCCGTCGGGGTTCATCGGCACCAACAAGACCGACTCGGCAGAGACCGTCGCGTCGCTGCTCACCGACCTCGAGGCCGGACTGCTGCCCGACCACGGGCGTCCGCGCCGCCGCCGGATCCTGAGCAGACGGGGCTGA
- a CDS encoding AurF N-oxygenase family protein, with the protein MTNALERVGQSYVPEHDKSSDADNYTQVLDDLSAASVHRNFDPYIDIDWDAPEMAIVPDDHRWILSSKVDPVGRHPWYQQLPVDKQIEIGMWRQANVAKVGLQFESILIRGLMQYSFKLPNGAKEFRYTTHESKEECNHTLMFQEFVNRTGMDVPGAKIGYRLISPLVPLASTIFPTIFFFGVLGGEEPIDHIQKDFLRTRATLHPTMAAVMQLHVAEEARHISFAHHLLRETVPQKGRIQRFLLSLMFPLTMRILCGAIVVPPKSFQKRFDVPDEVMRDIFWRSDESKKFLRNVFGDVRMLGDQCGLMNPVSRLLWKILGIGGRPSRFRSEPTYTAA; encoded by the coding sequence ATGACGAACGCCCTCGAACGCGTGGGTCAGTCGTACGTCCCCGAGCACGACAAGTCCAGCGACGCCGACAACTACACCCAGGTCCTCGACGACCTGTCGGCCGCGTCGGTGCACCGCAACTTCGACCCGTACATCGACATCGACTGGGATGCGCCCGAGATGGCGATCGTTCCCGACGACCACCGCTGGATACTGTCGAGCAAGGTCGACCCGGTAGGCCGCCACCCCTGGTACCAGCAGCTACCCGTCGACAAGCAGATCGAGATCGGCATGTGGCGGCAGGCCAACGTCGCCAAGGTCGGCCTGCAGTTCGAGTCGATCCTCATCCGCGGGCTGATGCAGTACAGCTTCAAACTGCCCAACGGGGCCAAGGAGTTCCGCTACACGACGCACGAGTCCAAAGAAGAGTGCAATCACACCCTGATGTTCCAGGAGTTCGTGAACCGCACCGGAATGGACGTGCCGGGCGCCAAGATCGGCTACCGGCTGATCTCACCGCTGGTCCCGCTCGCGTCGACGATCTTCCCGACCATCTTCTTCTTCGGCGTCCTCGGCGGCGAGGAGCCGATCGATCACATCCAGAAGGACTTCCTGCGGACGCGTGCCACGCTGCACCCCACCATGGCCGCAGTCATGCAGCTGCACGTGGCCGAGGAGGCCCGGCACATCTCGTTCGCGCATCACCTCCTGCGGGAGACCGTCCCGCAGAAGGGCCGTATCCAGCGCTTCCTGCTCTCGCTCATGTTCCCTCTCACCATGCGCATCCTGTGCGGCGCGATCGTCGTGCCGCCGAAGAGCTTCCAGAAGCGGTTCGATGTGCCCGACGAGGTGATGCGCGACATCTTCTGGCGATCCGACGAGTCGAAGAAGTTCCTGCGCAATGTCTTCGGTGACGTGCGGATGCTCGGCGACCAGTGCGGCCTGATGAACCCGGTGTCGCGACTGCTGTGGAAGATCCTCGGTATCGGCGGCCGGCCGTCACGGTTCCGGAGCGAACCGACGTACACCGCGGCCTGA
- a CDS encoding cation:proton antiporter has protein sequence MQQILLVVIAVLGIAAAQVIGPRIRVAPPLLLVVVGVVVGVMPFVPAVDVDPEWILIGVLPPLLYSAAVSMPTMDFRRDFGAISALSVVLVLVSAVLLGFFFVWVIPGLGLATGIALGAIVSPTDAVATSIAKRLGVPHRVTAVLEGESMLNDATSLVLLRSAIAAIAASISFGQVALEFVFAVVVAVLIGTVVGWLNLAVRARVPDATVNTAISFTVPYLAYIPAEELGASGLVAAVTAGLITGAGAARFLTPQHRLSDTQNWRTVELIVEGGVFLLMGLELWGLVVDVHDDHDGVDTAVWIGFAALALAVVIRALYVVPLVLWLDRAAQRGTEMRPMLADINATMVERQQEGPDRPIRRTREARSAIRREWRRLRRRMEPRRWSDSEELPPTSPETARLVSSRLTRQIADIDYYRSAPLGPKEATIVVWGGLRGVVTLAAAQTLPDDVESRSLLVLIAFVVAAASLLCQGGTLAWLIRALKVTEDADGRAAEHHRLRAELTATSRKVISESELVARYPVLRKRFATIAKTADTEEGIIEANMKVRAAYEQIRRDLVAAQREVLLQMRDEGTFHSALLEQELRQLDAEEISLDLRAED, from the coding sequence GTGCAGCAGATCCTCCTCGTGGTCATCGCGGTGCTCGGAATCGCGGCCGCTCAGGTCATCGGCCCACGCATCCGTGTGGCGCCACCGTTGTTGCTGGTCGTGGTGGGTGTGGTGGTGGGGGTGATGCCGTTCGTCCCGGCCGTCGACGTCGATCCCGAGTGGATTCTGATCGGGGTGTTGCCGCCCCTGCTCTACTCGGCCGCAGTGTCCATGCCGACGATGGACTTCCGCCGGGACTTCGGCGCGATCAGCGCGTTGTCGGTGGTGTTGGTACTGGTCAGTGCGGTCCTGCTGGGCTTCTTCTTTGTCTGGGTGATCCCCGGCCTCGGCCTGGCGACCGGCATCGCACTCGGTGCGATCGTGAGTCCTACGGACGCGGTCGCGACGTCGATCGCCAAACGTCTGGGCGTGCCCCATCGGGTGACTGCGGTGCTGGAGGGCGAGAGCATGCTCAACGACGCCACGTCGCTGGTGCTGTTGCGGTCGGCCATCGCGGCGATCGCGGCGAGCATCTCGTTCGGGCAGGTCGCCCTGGAGTTCGTGTTCGCGGTTGTTGTCGCCGTCCTCATCGGGACGGTCGTGGGATGGCTCAATCTCGCCGTGCGGGCCCGGGTGCCCGACGCCACCGTGAACACCGCGATCTCGTTCACCGTGCCCTACCTGGCATACATCCCGGCCGAAGAACTCGGCGCCTCGGGACTGGTGGCTGCGGTGACCGCCGGGCTGATCACCGGTGCCGGGGCCGCGCGGTTCCTGACGCCGCAGCATCGATTATCCGACACGCAGAACTGGCGCACCGTCGAGCTGATCGTCGAGGGCGGGGTGTTCCTGCTGATGGGGCTGGAACTGTGGGGTCTGGTGGTCGATGTCCACGACGACCACGACGGGGTCGACACGGCGGTCTGGATCGGGTTCGCCGCCCTGGCGCTCGCGGTGGTGATCCGGGCGCTCTACGTGGTGCCGCTCGTCCTCTGGCTCGATCGTGCCGCCCAGCGCGGGACCGAGATGCGACCGATGCTCGCAGACATCAACGCGACCATGGTCGAACGTCAACAAGAGGGCCCCGACCGGCCGATACGTCGCACGCGCGAGGCGCGCAGTGCGATCCGGCGTGAGTGGCGGCGTCTGCGTCGTCGGATGGAACCCCGGCGGTGGTCCGATTCCGAGGAGCTGCCCCCGACGTCGCCGGAGACGGCGCGGCTCGTCAGTTCGCGACTCACCCGCCAGATCGCCGACATTGACTATTACCGCTCCGCGCCACTGGGGCCGAAGGAGGCGACCATCGTCGTCTGGGGCGGGTTACGCGGCGTGGTGACCCTCGCCGCCGCCCAGACCCTTCCGGACGATGTCGAGTCGCGGTCGCTGCTCGTCCTCATCGCCTTCGTGGTCGCCGCGGCGTCGCTGCTGTGTCAGGGCGGCACCCTCGCCTGGCTGATCCGCGCATTGAAGGTGACCGAAGACGCCGACGGTCGCGCCGCCGAACACCATCGGCTCCGTGCCGAGCTGACCGCCACGTCGCGGAAGGTGATCTCCGAGTCCGAGTTGGTCGCGCGGTATCCGGTGCTGCGCAAGCGATTTGCCACGATCGCCAAGACCGCAGACACCGAGGAGGGCATCATCGAGGCGAACATGAAGGTTCGCGCGGCCTACGAACAGATCCGTCGCGACCTGGTCGCAGCGCAGCGAGAGGTCCTGCTCCAGATGCGAGACGAGGGCACTTTTCATTCGGCACTGCTCGAGCAGGAACTCAGGCAGCTCGACGCCGAGGAGATCAGCCTGGACCTGCGGGCTGAGGACTGA
- the rpsR gene encoding 30S ribosomal protein S18, which translates to MSRKTSRHSDAHSTKRVRNLLSTSGVHVDGRNPVDYKDTALLRQFLSDKGRIRGRRVSGLTPQEQRQVATAIRNAREMALLPYHSRP; encoded by the coding sequence TTGTCCCGCAAGACATCCCGACACTCCGATGCCCACTCGACCAAGCGGGTGCGGAATCTGTTGTCCACCTCCGGCGTCCACGTGGACGGGCGAAACCCCGTCGACTACAAGGACACCGCTCTGCTACGGCAGTTCCTGTCGGACAAGGGCCGCATCCGCGGTCGCCGCGTCAGCGGATTGACGCCCCAGGAACAGAGGCAGGTGGCGACAGCTATCCGCAACGCCCGCGAGATGGCGTTGCTGCCCTACCACTCCCGTCCATGA
- the rpsN gene encoding 30S ribosomal protein S14: MAKKSKIIRNEQRRAVVARYADSRAKLKRVIAAPTSTTQQRLDAQRQLRHLPRDASPTRLRNRDVVDGRPRGHIRKAGLSRVRFRELAHRGKLPGIHKSSW, translated from the coding sequence ATGGCCAAGAAGTCGAAGATCATCCGCAACGAGCAGCGGCGGGCGGTGGTGGCCAGGTACGCCGACAGCCGCGCGAAACTCAAGCGCGTCATCGCCGCACCAACGTCCACGACCCAGCAACGGCTCGACGCCCAGAGGCAGCTCCGACATCTGCCACGGGACGCGAGTCCCACCCGACTCCGCAACCGCGACGTCGTCGACGGACGACCCCGCGGCCACATCCGAAAGGCCGGGCTGTCGCGAGTCCGATTCCGCGAACTCGCCCATCGCGGCAAACTCCCGGGGATTCACAAATCCAGCTGGTGA
- the rpmB gene encoding 50S ribosomal protein L28, with translation MSRRCQVTGRAPGFGKRVSHSHRRTSRRWNPNIQRRRYYVPGEGRYVTLRVSTKGIATVDKHGIESVLATIRARGEKI, from the coding sequence ATGTCCCGACGCTGTCAGGTCACCGGGCGCGCGCCAGGCTTCGGCAAACGCGTATCCCATTCCCACCGAAGGACATCGCGGCGCTGGAACCCCAACATCCAGCGCCGCCGCTACTACGTGCCCGGCGAGGGCCGATACGTCACGCTGCGGGTGAGCACCAAGGGAATCGCCACCGTCGACAAGCACGGCATCGAATCCGTCCTCGCGACCATCCGTGCCCGCGGCGAGAAGATCTGA
- the mrf gene encoding ribosome hibernation factor-recruiting GTPase MRF, with translation MNGAGRDHRMPIVLVTGLDSAAVARVGEALVGTDVASGTVLVHHDLGRVGEGRVARRMAWVDAGGCRHDRDAEIELAHGCVSCTLREDLLPLLRRLHRRSDVRRIVVVLDPIMEPERICWAIEHVVIAQMPGFVDGPAGRDVRVEATIACVAEDEWLEAATGDLALAEAGFVAVTDDERTLAQVAVGQVAFADALVVTGCDPAMRDAWESARLAAVCKRLAPGAPIMMELPQRPVTGTLAEALLAAVGPRSRRGRLDGPHDPLLRDQPALSADCGVSWVEFHADRPLHPGRLHEAIDVLLDGVVCARGRLWLATRPDEALWLESAGGGLRVAPGGRWLAAMDEEEVGRVDPERRAMGALRWDERFGDRHTSMVVLVHRADAVDLQEALRAACLNEVEFTAGEEFWSTFDDPFGQMHADPCDDLEPPATPAVDAIRNVEGPHNREDRS, from the coding sequence ATGAACGGTGCCGGGAGGGACCACCGCATGCCGATCGTCCTGGTGACCGGACTGGATTCGGCTGCGGTCGCCAGGGTCGGCGAAGCGCTGGTCGGCACCGATGTCGCGAGCGGGACCGTGCTGGTTCATCACGACCTCGGGCGGGTCGGCGAGGGGCGGGTGGCGCGGCGGATGGCGTGGGTGGATGCCGGTGGATGTCGGCACGATCGGGATGCGGAGATCGAGCTGGCCCACGGGTGTGTGTCCTGCACGCTGCGCGAGGATCTGCTGCCGCTGCTGCGGCGGCTCCATCGGAGATCTGACGTGAGGCGCATCGTCGTCGTGCTCGATCCGATCATGGAACCCGAACGGATCTGTTGGGCGATCGAGCATGTGGTGATCGCGCAGATGCCCGGATTCGTCGACGGGCCTGCCGGACGCGACGTGCGTGTGGAGGCGACCATCGCCTGTGTTGCCGAAGACGAGTGGCTCGAGGCCGCGACCGGCGATCTGGCGCTTGCCGAGGCGGGATTTGTCGCCGTCACCGACGATGAGCGGACCCTGGCGCAGGTGGCTGTCGGTCAGGTGGCTTTCGCCGACGCGCTCGTCGTCACGGGATGCGACCCCGCGATGCGAGACGCGTGGGAATCCGCTCGGTTGGCGGCGGTCTGCAAACGACTCGCACCCGGGGCCCCGATCATGATGGAACTCCCACAACGCCCGGTCACCGGGACCCTCGCGGAGGCGCTGCTCGCCGCGGTGGGGCCGCGGTCACGCCGCGGGCGCCTCGACGGGCCGCACGATCCGCTGCTCCGCGACCAGCCCGCGCTCTCGGCCGACTGCGGGGTGTCGTGGGTGGAGTTCCATGCCGACCGGCCCCTGCACCCGGGTCGCCTACACGAGGCGATCGACGTGCTGCTCGACGGCGTCGTCTGTGCGCGCGGTCGACTCTGGCTGGCAACCCGGCCCGACGAGGCGCTGTGGCTCGAATCGGCCGGCGGCGGACTACGGGTGGCGCCCGGGGGACGTTGGCTCGCGGCGATGGACGAGGAGGAGGTCGGCCGGGTGGACCCCGAGCGGCGCGCGATGGGTGCACTGCGCTGGGACGAGCGATTCGGCGACCGCCACACCTCGATGGTTGTGCTCGTTCATCGGGCAGACGCCGTCGACCTCCAGGAAGCGCTTCGAGCTGCCTGTCTGAACGAGGTCGAGTTCACTGCCGGGGAAGAGTTCTGGTCGACCTTCGACGATCCGTTCGGACAGATGCACGCCGACCCCTGCGACGATCTGGAACCGCCCGCCACGCCCGCTGTCGATGCGATCCGGAATGTCGAGGGTCCGCACAACCGAGAGGACCGATCATGA
- a CDS encoding type B 50S ribosomal protein L31 — protein MKRDIHPDYHPVVIRDASTGRQFLTRSTATSTDRVEWTDGAVYPRITLDVTSASHPFYTGVARIRDVEGRVERFRRRYPHLGR, from the coding sequence ATGAAGCGTGACATCCATCCCGACTACCACCCCGTCGTGATCCGGGACGCGTCGACCGGTCGTCAATTCCTGACTCGATCGACCGCGACCTCCACTGATCGCGTCGAATGGACCGACGGGGCGGTCTATCCGCGGATCACGCTCGACGTGACCAGTGCGTCGCACCCGTTCTACACCGGCGTCGCGCGGATCCGTGACGTCGAAGGACGCGTCGAGCGGTTCCGTCGGCGTTACCCGCACCTCGGTCGCTGA
- a CDS encoding universal stress protein, with translation MNAILVGVDGSDASNRAVRWAATAAAAEEVDLKLVGVYDISTSNYAPGLIIPQDVVDAIKQDAADAVRDAAALAKEVAPGVAPQTSLVEGDAARALLELGKDAGTIVLGTRGLGSIKGLFLGSVSTTVAAHFHGRVVVVAGPGGNGPVVVGIDDSPVSDAAVGEAFRQAAVRKAKLVAVHTWTPLDVDALHGYGIEPDEVARMSQEAVEAVAERLAGYSSEYPDVVVERVVIPEEPAKAVLDAAGEDAQLIVVGSRGRGGFKGLLLGSTSQKILHQAESPVMVVRS, from the coding sequence ATGAACGCGATACTCGTCGGTGTTGATGGATCGGATGCGTCGAATCGGGCGGTGCGGTGGGCGGCCACGGCGGCTGCGGCCGAGGAGGTCGACCTGAAGCTGGTAGGCGTCTACGACATCAGTACCAGTAATTACGCACCGGGACTGATCATCCCGCAGGACGTGGTGGACGCGATCAAGCAGGACGCCGCCGATGCCGTGCGCGACGCCGCGGCTCTGGCCAAGGAGGTGGCTCCGGGCGTTGCGCCGCAGACCTCGTTGGTCGAGGGCGACGCGGCGCGGGCCCTGCTCGAGCTGGGCAAGGACGCCGGGACGATCGTCCTCGGGACGCGGGGCCTCGGATCGATCAAGGGACTGTTCCTCGGATCGGTGAGCACCACGGTCGCGGCGCATTTCCACGGTCGCGTGGTGGTGGTGGCCGGACCGGGCGGCAACGGCCCGGTGGTGGTCGGCATCGACGATTCGCCCGTGAGTGACGCCGCGGTGGGCGAGGCGTTCCGTCAGGCGGCAGTGCGCAAGGCGAAGCTGGTCGCGGTACACACCTGGACGCCGCTCGACGTCGACGCCCTGCACGGATACGGCATCGAGCCCGACGAGGTCGCCCGGATGTCGCAGGAGGCCGTCGAGGCCGTCGCGGAGCGACTGGCCGGCTACAGCTCCGAGTATCCCGACGTGGTGGTCGAGCGGGTCGTGATCCCCGAGGAGCCCGCGAAGGCTGTCCTCGATGCGGCCGGCGAAGACGCGCAGCTGATCGTGGTGGGCAGCCGCGGTCGCGGTGGGTTCAAAGGTCTGCTGCTCGGCTCGACCAGCCAGAAGATCCTGCACCAGGCCGAGAGCCCGGTGATGGTGGTCCGCAGCTAG
- the soxR gene encoding redox-sensitive transcriptional activator SoxR, giving the protein MSLKKLELSVGELAQRAGIAPSAVRFYEDQGLIFSRRTSGNQRRYHRAMLRRVAFIRASQSAGIPLAVIADVLSELGTHESPPKSMWESASKRWIDDINNRIALLENMRDMIGSCVGCGCLSLGECHLLNPGDEMNKLGPGPRRLMRD; this is encoded by the coding sequence GTGTCGCTCAAGAAGCTCGAACTCTCCGTCGGCGAGTTGGCCCAGCGTGCGGGTATCGCGCCGTCCGCGGTGCGATTCTACGAGGACCAGGGACTGATCTTCAGCCGTCGGACCTCCGGCAATCAGCGTCGCTACCACCGTGCGATGCTGCGTCGCGTCGCGTTCATCCGGGCGTCGCAGTCCGCAGGCATCCCGCTCGCGGTGATCGCCGACGTGCTCTCGGAGCTCGGCACCCACGAGTCCCCGCCGAAGTCGATGTGGGAGTCCGCATCCAAGCGATGGATCGACGACATCAACAACCGGATCGCACTGCTGGAGAACATGCGCGACATGATCGGGTCGTGCGTGGGCTGCGGCTGCCTCTCGCTGGGTGAGTGTCACCTCTTGAACCCCGGCGACGAGATGAACAAGCTCGGTCCTGGCCCACGGCGACTGATGCGGGACTGA
- a CDS encoding patatin-like phospholipase family protein, with product MARPTRVALALGSGGARGYAHIGVIAELEERGFDVVTVAGSSMGALVGGLYCAGKLDEYVDWITGLSQLDVVRLMDVSLSKSGVIGAERILSRVREILGDARIEDLPTPFTAVATDLNVGRAVWFQRGPVVEAIRASIAIPGVISPHDHGGRLLADGGILDPLPVAPTSGVASDVTIGVVLGADGGPDHGATREPKTKRLLRRNVAPILDSDFVRSVRDRFGLEASGGDELHDTAPTAEPDVETSRMGRIEVLSRSLDIMQEALTRYQVAGYPPDILIRVPRKSVRTLDFHKAPEMIALGRSRTAEALDQLPELTL from the coding sequence ATGGCCAGACCCACCCGCGTGGCACTCGCCCTCGGAAGTGGCGGGGCACGTGGATACGCACATATCGGTGTGATCGCCGAACTCGAGGAGCGCGGCTTCGACGTGGTCACCGTGGCGGGATCGTCGATGGGTGCCCTGGTGGGCGGCCTGTACTGCGCGGGCAAGCTCGACGAGTACGTCGACTGGATCACCGGCCTCTCCCAGCTCGACGTCGTACGGCTGATGGACGTCTCGCTGTCCAAGTCCGGTGTGATCGGCGCGGAGCGCATCCTGTCGAGGGTGCGGGAGATCCTCGGCGACGCCCGGATCGAGGATCTGCCGACCCCGTTCACCGCGGTCGCGACCGACCTCAACGTGGGTCGCGCGGTGTGGTTCCAGCGAGGCCCGGTCGTCGAGGCGATCCGTGCCTCCATTGCGATTCCCGGCGTCATCAGCCCCCACGACCACGGCGGACGGCTACTCGCCGACGGCGGCATCCTCGATCCGCTGCCGGTGGCCCCGACGTCGGGTGTGGCGAGCGACGTCACGATCGGGGTCGTGCTCGGCGCCGACGGCGGTCCGGACCACGGGGCCACCCGCGAACCCAAGACCAAGCGGCTGCTACGCCGCAACGTCGCACCCATCCTCGACAGCGACTTCGTCCGGTCGGTCCGGGACAGGTTCGGACTCGAGGCTTCCGGTGGCGACGAATTGCATGACACCGCGCCCACCGCGGAACCCGACGTCGAGACCAGCCGCATGGGCCGTATCGAGGTGCTGAGCCGGTCGCTCGACATCATGCAGGAAGCACTCACCCGCTATCAGGTGGCCGGGTATCCACCCGACATCCTGATCCGGGTACCACGGAAGTCGGTGCGTACCCTCGACTTCCACAAGGCTCCCGAGATGATCGCGCTCGGCCGATCACGTACCGCCGAGGCCCTCGACCAGCTGCCCGAGCTGACCCTGTGA
- a CDS encoding MFS transporter, producing the protein MRRIPRGIWVLLAANVVIALGYGLIAPALPAFARSFDVSFTAASAVVSAFAVMRLLFAPATGRLVTVFGERRIYLIGLLIVAASTFACAFAHTYWQLLLFRAAGGIGSTMFTVSAMALLIRMSPGDIRGRVSGYFSAGFLIGNITGPLIGSALVNFGLRMPFVVYSIALLIASVVVATQLRDQGGRPDPSVAAPAGVVGFRSALHDNTYRAILSSNFVQGWASMGVRVAVVPLFITDGLDEGAAMAGVALAVFAVGNVAAIVVAGRLSDGLGRRPVMLPGLAIAAVATAALGFAPNLLVALALCLAAGAGSGLFAPTHQAALADVLGNRQQGGSALAAYGMSSDLGAVSGPIIVGFVADRAGFAPAFLLTGAVTALAFVMWCVADETAPAVVGGGPHLTDVERDTDE; encoded by the coding sequence GTGAGACGGATTCCCCGCGGGATCTGGGTGCTGCTGGCTGCGAACGTCGTCATCGCACTCGGATACGGATTGATCGCGCCGGCGTTGCCCGCCTTCGCGCGGAGCTTCGACGTCAGCTTCACCGCGGCGTCGGCCGTCGTCTCCGCATTCGCGGTCATGCGCCTTCTCTTCGCGCCGGCGACCGGGCGACTGGTCACGGTCTTCGGCGAGCGACGGATCTACCTGATCGGACTGCTGATCGTCGCGGCGAGCACCTTCGCGTGCGCGTTCGCCCACACCTATTGGCAGCTACTGCTGTTTCGCGCTGCGGGCGGCATCGGATCGACGATGTTCACCGTCTCGGCGATGGCCCTGCTGATCCGTATGTCACCCGGGGACATCCGCGGACGGGTCTCCGGCTACTTCTCGGCCGGCTTTCTCATCGGCAACATCACCGGACCGCTGATCGGTAGTGCGCTGGTCAATTTCGGCCTGCGCATGCCCTTCGTGGTGTACTCGATCGCGCTGCTGATCGCGTCGGTGGTGGTAGCCACTCAGCTGCGTGACCAGGGCGGTCGACCGGACCCCTCCGTTGCGGCACCCGCGGGGGTGGTGGGGTTCCGTAGCGCGTTGCACGACAATACGTACCGCGCGATCCTGTCGTCGAACTTCGTGCAGGGATGGGCCTCGATGGGGGTGCGGGTGGCGGTGGTGCCGCTGTTCATCACCGACGGCCTCGACGAAGGCGCCGCGATGGCCGGTGTCGCGCTCGCCGTGTTCGCCGTCGGCAATGTCGCGGCCATCGTGGTCGCCGGCAGGCTGTCCGACGGTCTGGGTCGGCGGCCGGTCATGCTGCCGGGTCTGGCGATCGCCGCGGTGGCCACCGCGGCCCTTGGTTTCGCACCGAATCTGCTGGTGGCGCTGGCGCTGTGCCTGGCCGCGGGTGCCGGATCCGGATTGTTCGCCCCGACACATCAGGCCGCACTGGCCGATGTGCTCGGAAACCGGCAGCAGGGCGGATCGGCACTCGCGGCCTACGGCATGTCGTCGGATCTGGGTGCGGTGAGTGGCCCGATCATCGTGGGTTTCGTCGCCGATCGGGCCGGATTCGCACCGGCTTTCCTCCTCACAGGTGCGGTCACCGCGCTCGCTTTCGTGATGTGGTGCGTGGCCGACGAGACGGCGCCCGCGGTGGTGGGCGGCGGTCCCCACCTCACCGACGTGGAGCGCGACACGGACGAGTAG